A single region of the Oncorhynchus keta strain PuntledgeMale-10-30-2019 chromosome 4, Oket_V2, whole genome shotgun sequence genome encodes:
- the LOC118383724 gene encoding putative nuclease HARBI1: MKAQNCVFLSALTMACPFVRDVVDEEALVLRRAFRRERVFRDRLDPLAFPDDHLYERYRFSADGIRYLCRLLGPRIKHRTARSHALSVEQMVCVALRFFASGAFLYSVGDAEQLNKATICRTIRSVCLAIKALADVFISFPGHRRLCDIKEKFYRIAGFPNVIGAVDCTHIRIKAPSGAHEADFVNRKSFHSINVQVNITFDIVH, encoded by the exons ATGAAGGCCCAAAATTGTGTGTTCCTTTCTGCTCTGACAATGGCATGCCCATTCGTGCGAGATGTGGTGGATGAAGAAGCACTTGTGCTGAGGAGAGCCTTCAGGCGAGAAAGGGTCTTCAGGGACCGGTTGGACCCACTGGCCTTCCCTGACGACCATCTATATGAAAGATACAGGTTTTCTGCAGATGGCATCAGGTATCTATGCAGACTACTGGGTCCCAGGATTAAGCACCGCACTGCACGTAGCCATGCACTGAGTGTGGAGCAAATGGTTTGTGTGGCCTTGCGCTTTTTTGCTAGTGGAGCCTTCCTGTACTCAGTGGGGGATGCAGAACAGCTGAACAAGGCCACAATTTGCCGCACAATAAGGAGTGTGTGTCTGGCTATCAAAGCATTAGCAGATGTCTTCATCTCCTTCCCTGGCCACAGAAGACTCTGTGACATCAAAGAGAAGTTCTATAGGATTGCAG GTTTCCCCAATGTCATTGGTGCAGTGGACTGCACACACATAAGGATAAAAGCCCCCTCAGGTGCCCATGAGGCCGATTTTGTGAATAGgaaatcctttcacagcattaatgTTCAGGTGAACATAACTTTTGATATTGTCCATTGA